The Euphorbia lathyris chromosome 2, ddEupLath1.1, whole genome shotgun sequence genome includes a window with the following:
- the LOC136216881 gene encoding uncharacterized protein — MGFSHSKSDHSLFVFRRGAEMAYLLLYVDDIVLATSSTALRESIINKLSSEFAMKDLGPLSYFLGISVTRSAGSLFLSQKKYATEIISKAGLSSANSCTTPVDTKQKLSASSGSAYHDPSEYRSLAGALQYLTLTRPDISYAVQQVCLFMHDPKTSHMAAIKRILRYVKGTLEFGLTFTTSSLDSLVSYTDADWGGCPDTRRSTSGYCVFLGDNLLSWSAKRQPTLSRSSAEAEYRGVANVVSETCWIRNLLLELHCPISKSTLVYCDNVSAVYLTGNPVQHQRTKHIEMDIHFVREKVAKGEVRVLHVPSRHQIADIFTKGKDSTLSATASDIKVATALTYGDYAGPSQDLTKTENAQHKGASEDVLKVSSDASASASEQKSAELPLASSWKKQQQESGNKVNAVATASASDIKVATALTHGNYAWPSQDLTKTQKAQHKGANEGVLKVPSDTSASEQKIPPTTSSAKPMLPNIAIDTSMEFSFPVSAPSSEPPTPTFKSAELPLASSWKKQLQESGNKVNAVATASASGIKVATALTHGNYAWPSQDLTKTQKAQHKGANEGVLKVPSDASASEQKILPRTCSEKPMLPDIAIDNSMGFSFPVIAPSSDPPTPTFKSTFSVVGQSEGSSVPSCSFPWTSSGSIQHIPPVPDIVVCLLKKSQVFKCLICTIA, encoded by the exons ATGGGTTTTTCTCACAGTAAATCTGATCATTCACTGTTTGTATTTCGTCGGGGAGCAGAGATGGCATATCTACtcttatatgtggatgacatcgtTCTAGCTACTTCTTCCACTGCTCTACGAGAGTCAATTATCAACAAATTGAGTTCCGAatttgctatgaaagatcttGGCCCATTGAGTTATTTTTTAGGGATATCTGTCACTCGGAGCGCcggctctctttttctgtctcaAAAGAAGTATGCTACTGAGATCATTTCTAAAGCCGGTCTTTCTTCAGCAAATTCCTGTACAACACCTGTTGACACTAAGCAAAAACTGAGTGCTTCATCTGGTTCTGCTTATCATGATCCATCTGAGTATCGAAGTTTAGCTGGTGCATTACAGTATTTGACTCTCACTCGCCCAGACATCAGTTATGCTGTTCAGCAAGTCTGTTTATTCATGCACGATCCCAAAACGTCTCATATGGCAGCTATCAAGCGGATTCTTCGATATGTTAAAGGAACCCTGGAGTTCGGACTTACATTCACAACCTCTTCACTAGATTCCTTGGTCTCCTATACAGATGCAGATTGGGGGGGATGTCCTGACACTCGACgttctacttcaggatattgtGTTTTCCTTGGTGACAATCTTCTGTCTTGGTCTGCTAAGCGGCAACCCACTTTATCTCGTTCTAGTGCTGAAGCAGAGTATCGTGGTGTTGCTAATGTCGTATCTGAAACTTGCTGGATTAgaaatcttcttcttgaacttcattgccCTATTAGTAAATCCACCTTGGTATATTGTGACAATGTGAGTGCAGTTTACCTCACTGGTAATCCTGTACAACACCAACGTACCAAGCATATTGAGATGGATATACATTTTGTTCGAGAAAAGGTTGCTAAAGGAGAGGTTAGGGTACTTCATGTTCCTTCTCGTcatcaaattgcagatattttcaccaaaG gcaaggattCTACATTATCAGCAACAGCTTCAGATATAAAAGTTGCCACTGCTTTAACATATGGAGATTATGCTGGGCCTTCACAAGATTTGACAAAAACCGAGAATGCTCAACACAAGGGTGCCAGCGAG GATGTTTTGAAGGTGTCATCGGACGCTTCTGCTTCTGCTTCGGAACAGAAGTCTGCTGAGTTGCCGTTAGCCTCGTCATGGAAGAAACAGCAGCAGGAGTCTGGTAATAAGGTGAATGCAGTGGCAACAGCTTCAGCTTCGGATATAAAAGTTGCCACTGCTTTAACACATGGCAATTATGCTTGGCCTTCACAGGATTTGACAAAAACCCAGAAAGCTCAACACAAGGGTGCCAATGAG GGTGTTTTGAAGGTGCCATCTGACACATCTGCTTCGGAACAGAAGATTCCGCCTACAACTTCCAGTGCAAAGCCAATGTTACCTAACATTGCCATTGATACTAGCATGGAATTTAGCTTCCCTGTTTCTGCTCCCTCATCTGAGCCACCGACACCCACATTCAAGTCTGCTGAGTTGCCGTTAGCCTCGTCATGGAAGAAACAGCTGCAGGAGTCTGGTAATAAGGTGAATGCAGTGGCAACAGCTTCAGCTTCGGGTATAAAAGTTGCCACTGCTTTAACGCATGGCAATTATGCTTGGCCTTCACAGGATTTGACAAAAACCCAGAAAGCTCAACACAAGGGTGCCAATGAG GGTGTTTTGAAGGTGCCATCCGACGCATCTGCTTCGGAACAGAAGATTCTGCCTAGAACTTGCAGTGAAAAGCCAATGTTACCTGACATTGCCATTGATAATAGCATGGGATTTAGCTTCCCTGTTATTGCACCTTCATCTGATCCACCGACACCCACATTCAAGTCAACTTTCTCGGTGGTTGGTCAGAGCGAGGGATCATCAGTCCCGTCTTGCAGTTTCCCTTGGACGAGCAGTGGCTCCATACAACACATCCCACCTGTGCCAGATATAGTAGTATGTTTACTTAAAAAAAGCCAAGTGTTCAAATGTCTCATATGCACAATTGCATGA